The following is a genomic window from candidate division KSB1 bacterium.
AAGCCGTGTCCGGACCCTGGATATCCATGAACAACGATTAGCCATGCTGGAAGAACGCGTCTTTGGCGAGCGTATTCGTGACGATCAAGAGAACTATAAAGATAAAAACTCGGAAAAGGCCTGACAGTATGGATGATAGAGTAGCCTGAAAAAACCGCCTCGCCAGGTTTTCAAACAACCCTGCATCCAAACAGAGAACGCTTGACTGCATGGATGCATGAAACGTGTAGACGAAACTAACTTGCTAGGCTTACATGCAACCATGCATCTTTTCCAAGCATCTTTTCCATAAACCGTTCAACGTTTAAACTTTTCAACACTGTGCATATGTCCTGCACTGGCCGCAATTAAATTTCAATAACGGGGAGTTTTATGGCAGATATCACACTCGAAAAAACGCATGCGTTGCTGCAGCAACTCGCTGAATATGTTATGACGCAGGTGCCGACCAAACAGGAAATGAATGAAAAACTAGAACTCAAAGCTGATAAAACCGACGTACAGCGTATTGACAATAATGTTAAATTGCTTCTGGAAGGCATGGACGCCCAGTCAAAGCAACTCGAAACCCTGAGCATTGACATGAAAGCCGTCTCCCGGACCCTGGATATCCATGAACAACGATTAGCCATGCTGGAAGAACGCGTCTTTGGCGCGCGTGTTCGTGAGGATCAGGAGCACTATAAAGATAAAAACTCTAAAAAGGCATGAATGCTTGAATGAGGGTGCAGCCCGGTGAACTCGCCTTTCAAGGTTTTCAAACATTCATGCATCCAAACAGTGAATGCTTGACTGCATGGATGCTTGAGACGCATAGGCGAACTTTCCTTGCCAGCCGTTCAAACAACCATGCATCTTTTTTAAGCATTTTTTCACTGCATGGATGCTTGAGACGCATAGGCGAACTTTCCTTGCCAGCCGTTCAAACAACCATGCATCTTTCTCAAGCATGTTTTCTTTGCTTGACTGCATGGATGCTTGAGACGCCCAGGATAAAACTGAATCGCCAGTCGTTCTTGTATCCAAACATTCTTGAACCGCAGCGAACAAAACGAACGAGACGAACCCCTGAAATGGCTCTGTCACCGTCATGATTCAAGTCTTTTAGCTGTTGTTCGTTTTGTTGGTATCGTTCGTTGTTGTTTCAGAACCGGAACCAACGTTGCGCTTCAGTTTGAAATACTATTTTTCCAAACGCTTCAACGTTGTAAGGTTTTGACGTTTGACAGTCTATTGACAATGTACTTGATTTTAAAAAATAGAATTCCTATCTTTCTATCTTTATTAAGGATACCAGCAGGGGAATATAGGGTCTGAATCCCCTGTCCGAAAACCGTTTACGTGCCCGGATCTCTGTGCAATGCCTGCAATGGAGTGACAGGGCGGAAGCGTGTTCGGACGCGAACAGCCCCCTGCCCGTTGGGATGAAGGAGCAGTTAGGTGAACGCGCCTTGCTGGATTTATACGTAATCATTTTGTCTGTTGTTCCTTGAGCACAGCAGTGCGATCATGCTCCACTATGACATTCAATGCTGGTGAATCTGTCCCGATAGGGACAACATATCTATAGAACAAATTTGAAGAAAAAACGCGCCCCGTTAGGGGGGCCATATGCCGGAAACGGCAGGCAACGCTGTAAACGATTGAATTCGGTATGTGCTGAACGGGATTTCCGAAACCCTGATTTATAGTGCGCCTATCGCGTCCCTAAAGGGACGCCTGTTTTGAACGATGACGGTTGCTATAGATATACCGTCCCTAAACGGGACGGGTGTTGTGCATTGATATGAAAGCCGTCTCCCGAACGCTGGATATCCATGCATGAAACGTTTAGGTGATACTTTGCTGCCCGTCATTCAATGAGCCTTGTATGCATGCAGAGATTGCTTGACTGCTTGAATAAAGGAGCAGCCAGATAAACTCGCCATGCTGGTTTTTCAAACAACCATGCATCTTTCTCAAGCATCTTTTCTTTGCTTGAGTGCATGGATGTTTGGGACATGTAGGCGAAACTGACTTTTGACTTTTCAACATTCGACTTTGAGACTTGATGAAACCATACTATTCATTCGATGGTACAATTAATAAACCAGTTAATTGGAGTTTAATCTCATGTCGATACATAAATTAAAAAATGAAAGCAGGAAAAACAATGCAAACACAGATCATTCATCCTTATATAAATAAAGATAGACATATTGCTGGAGGAAAGGCTATTATCATTGGTACTCGAACACGAGTTATCAATATTATTGCTTATCACAAATTGGGATACTCGGCAGAAGAATTATCCCGGGAATTTCCGCATCTTTCTCTTTCAAAAATTTACGATGCTCTATCTTTTTACTATGAAAACAAAACAGAGTTGGATAAGGAAATAAAGTCTGAACAAGAAAGCTCTCTGCTTTTGCATGAACTCGATGAGCATTAAACTTTATCTCGATGAAGACGTTCCGTTATCATTCGTCACTGCATTGAAGAACAGAGGTGTAGACGTAAAGACCACAAACCAGGCTGGTAATCTGGCAGAAACCGATAGGGCACAGCTTTTATTTGCAAGTCATGAAAAGAGAGTTTTATTTTTAAGCAATTGGAAGTAAATAATAAAAAAGTCTGTACCTCTGATAAACAAGTTTTATAATTAAAATATCTTAAAGGGGGGAGCAGACAGGATAACTCGACTTGCCAGTCTTTCATGCAGCCATGCATCCAAACAGAAAATGTTAGACTGCATGGATGCTTGAAACGCATAGGCGAAACTGTCTGGCCAGCCGTTCAAACAACCAAACATCTTTCTCAAGCATCTTTTCACGGCTTGACTGCATGGATGCTTGAGACGCCCAGGATAAAACTGAATCGCCAGTCGTTCTTGTATCCAAACATTCTTGAATCGCAGCGAACAAAACGAACGAGACGAACCCCTGAAATGGCTTTGTCACCGTCATGATTCAAGTCTTTTACCTGTTGTTCGTTTTGTTGGTATTGTTCGTTGCTGTTTCAGACCCGCAACCAGCGTTACGCTTCAGTTTGAAATACTATTTACAAACGCTTCAACGTTGTAAGGTTTTGACGTTTGACAGTTATTTACAATGTACTTGATTTTAAAAAATAGAATTTTTATCTTTCTATCTTTATTAAGGATACCAGCAGGGGAATATAGGGTCTGAATCCCCTGTCCGAAAACCGTTCACGTGCCCGGATCTCTGTGCAATGCCTGCAATGGAGTGACAGGGCGGACGCGTGTCCAAACGCAATCAAAACACCTGACCGCCAGTGCAAGGTATCCTATCCGGACAAGGTTCATGCAACACGGCAATGACTGCATGGATGCTTGAAAAGCACAGATGAAACTGCCTTGCTAGTTTTTCAAACATCCATGCATTCAAACAGAGAACGCTTGACTGCATGGATGCTTGAAACGCGCAGGCGAAACCGCCTTGCCAGCCGTTCAAACAACCATGCATTTTTCCCAAGCATCTTTTCACGGCTTGACTGCTTGAATGACGGAGCAGCCAGATAAACTAGCCTGGCCAGGTTTTCAAACATGCATGCATCTTTCCCAAGCATTTTTTCCCCGCATCTTTTTTGAAAATAATTTTATGATCAGCTATTTCTTAACCCAGTCGGTCCATTTATGAAAACAGCCCTCGTCACCGGCATCACCGGACAGGACGGATCCTATCTCACTGAATTGCTGCTGGATAAAGGCTATATCGTGCACGGCATGATCCGGCGCAGCAGCTCGTTCAACACCGGACGCATTGATCATTTGTACAAGGACCCGCATGTCAAAGACCGCAGGATGATCCTGCATTACGGCGATCTCACCGATTCCAGCAACCTGAACCGGCTGCTGGAAAAAATACAGCCGGAGGAGATCTATAACCTCGGCGCCCAGAGTCACGTCAAGGTGTCGTTCGAGGTGCCGGAATACACCGCCGAGGTCGACGGACTCGGCACGTTGAAACTCCTGGACGCCATCAAGGAAACCGGGGTGCCTATAAAATTTTATCAAGCCTCCACCAGCGAGCTCTATGGCAAGGTGCAGGAAACGCCGCAGACGGAAACCACGCCGTTTTACCCGCGCAGCCCCTACGGCGCAGCCAAACTGTATGCCTACTGGATTGTTAAAAATTACCGTGAGGCTTATCATTTATTCGCCGTCAACGGCATACTTTTTAACCACGAATCGCCCCGACGCGGCCGACGCTTTGTCACCCGCAAGATCACGCACGCGGTCGCTTCGATCAAACTGGGACTTGAGGACACTCTGTATCTCGGCAACTTGAACGCCAAACGCGACTGGGGTTATGCGCCCGAATATGTCGACGGCATGTGGCGCATGCTGCAGCAGGACAAAGCGGAGGACTATGTCCTGGCCACCGGCCAAACACACAGTGTACGCGAATTCACCGAACTGGCCTTTCAGGCCGCGGATATCACGATCGAATGGCAGGGCGAAAATGAAACAGAAATCGGCATTGATAGCGCAACCGGCCGCGCACTGGTGCGTGTCGATCCCGATTACTATCGCCCCACCGAAGTCGATCTCCTCATCGGCGACGCGACAAAAGCAAAAAAAGATCTCAACTGGCAGCCGAAAACAACGTTCAAACAACTCGTCATCATGATGGTAGAGGCGGATTTGAAAAAAGTTGAAAAGCGAGGCTACTGAAAAGATGCTTGACTGACGGAGCAGTTAGGCAAACCCGCCTTGCCAGTCGTTCAAACATCCAAACATCTTTTTCAAGCATCTTTTCTTTGCTTGACTGCATGGATGACGGAAAAGCCAGGTGAACTCGCCTCGCCAGTCTTTCAAGCAACCACGCATCTTTTCAAGCATTTTTTCACGGCTTGACTGCTTGGATGCTTGAGACGTATAGGTGAAACTGCCTTGCCAGTCTTTCAAGCAACCATGCATCTTTCCCAAGCATTTTTTCACGGCTTGACTGCATGGATGCTTGAGACACGCAGGCAAGCTTGCCTTGCTAGCCTTTCAAACCGCCTTGTATCCAAATATATTTTGGGGGGTATCGTGGAAAGTCGTTTTTTGTATCGCGACCGCAACATCAACCGCGGTTTCAGGAAATTGGATATATGGAAGCTCGCTATTAATTTTTATCAAAACATTTGTCCGGTGATGAGCAACTGTGATGTCCCGTTTAAAATACGCGGCCAGATTCAGGATTCCGCCCTGTCCGTATCCAGCAACATCGCCGAAGGGTATGCCCGGCGTTCGATCAAAGAAACCCTGCGTTTCTACGAATCGCCCTGAGTTCCGCAGCCGAATGCTACTCTCAGCTCTACGCCCTGACCGCAGCCAAACAAATCACCGCAGAAACATTCAAAAAACTCGACACCCAACTCTACGAACTCGAAAACAAACTCATAGCAATGAACAAAAGCCTCTTGCACCAACTGAAAAGCGGAGTAGATTGGAAGAATGAATATTGAGCTTGATTGTTTGGATGAGGGTGCAGTTAGGCGAAACTGCCTTGTCAGTCTTTCAAACATCGAAACATCTTTTTCAAGCATCTTTTCTTTGCTTGACTGCATGGATGCATGAGACGCACAGGCGAAATTGCCTTGCCAGTCGTTCAAACATCCAAACATCTTTTTCAAGCATCTTTTCTTTGCTTGACTGCATGGATGCATGAGAGGCGCAGGCGAAACTGCCTCGCCAGTCTTTCAAGCAACCCTGCATCTTTTCAAGCATTTTTTCACTGCTTGACTGCTTGGATGCATGAGAGGCACAGGCGAAACTGCCTTGCCAGTCGTTCAAACATCCAAACATCTTTTTCAAGCATCTTTTCTTTGCTTGACTGCATGGATGCTTGAGAGGCACAGGCGAAATTGCCTTGCCAGTCGTTCAAACATCTAAACATCTTTTTCAAGCATTTTTTCACTGCATGGATGCATGAGAGGCACAGGCGAAATTGCCTTGCCAGTCGTT
Proteins encoded in this region:
- a CDS encoding DUF433 domain-containing protein, with translation MQTQIIHPYINKDRHIAGGKAIIIGTRTRVINIIAYHKLGYSAEELSREFPHLSLSKIYDALSFYYENKTELDKEIKSEQESSLLLHELDEH
- the gmd gene encoding GDP-mannose 4,6-dehydratase, with product MKTALVTGITGQDGSYLTELLLDKGYIVHGMIRRSSSFNTGRIDHLYKDPHVKDRRMILHYGDLTDSSNLNRLLEKIQPEEIYNLGAQSHVKVSFEVPEYTAEVDGLGTLKLLDAIKETGVPIKFYQASTSELYGKVQETPQTETTPFYPRSPYGAAKLYAYWIVKNYREAYHLFAVNGILFNHESPRRGRRFVTRKITHAVASIKLGLEDTLYLGNLNAKRDWGYAPEYVDGMWRMLQQDKAEDYVLATGQTHSVREFTELAFQAADITIEWQGENETEIGIDSATGRALVRVDPDYYRPTEVDLLIGDATKAKKDLNWQPKTTFKQLVIMMVEADLKKVEKRGY
- a CDS encoding four helix bundle protein is translated as MESRFLYRDRNINRGFRKLDIWKLAINFYQNICPVMSNCDVPFKIRGQIQDSALSVSSNIAEGYARRSIKETLRFYESP